One genomic region from Thermovenabulum gondwanense encodes:
- a CDS encoding MazG nucleotide pyrophosphohydrolase domain-containing protein: MELKKAMELIWENRKYETQDPKEAISHLNEEVAESLKALMRGETSKAKRELEDALSCLFIALRVMEIDPEEAVNRQIAQMRKRQGRTMIFKRDRVEIYVDGELKGGWSLGCEEDIKEAEKIAKEFGCHIIYEEK; encoded by the coding sequence GTGGAATTGAAAAAAGCTATGGAACTTATCTGGGAAAATCGAAAATATGAAACACAGGATCCAAAAGAAGCCATAAGTCACCTTAATGAAGAGGTGGCCGAATCTCTTAAAGCTTTAATGAGGGGGGAGACGTCTAAAGCAAAAAGAGAGCTGGAAGATGCTTTGTCCTGCTTGTTTATTGCTCTAAGAGTAATGGAGATTGACCCTGAAGAAGCGGTAAATAGACAAATAGCTCAGATGAGAAAGAGACAGGGTAGAACGATGATCTTCAAAAGGGATAGGGTCGAAATATATGTGGATGGGGAACTAAAGGGCGGATGGTCACTGGGATGTGAAGAAGATATTAAAGAAGCTGAAAAAATTGCAAAAGAGTTTGGCTGTCATATAATTTACGAAGAAAAATAG
- the ytfJ gene encoding GerW family sporulation protein, whose translation MDTHPIESLMKTVMASLKEMIDVNTIVGDPVESMDGNVIIPVSKVTFGFAAGGSEFSSQKNVQDKEKKEEKALPFGGGTGAGISLQPIAFLIVGGGQVKLLPVYQNAMWERILDVSPQILEQIKTIFKKSEEKSVQPL comes from the coding sequence ATGGATACACATCCTATTGAGAGCTTGATGAAAACTGTAATGGCAAGTTTAAAGGAAATGATAGATGTCAATACAATCGTAGGAGATCCGGTGGAAAGTATGGATGGGAACGTTATTATTCCTGTTTCCAAGGTTACCTTTGGTTTTGCTGCGGGAGGCAGTGAATTTTCATCACAAAAGAATGTCCAGGATAAAGAAAAAAAAGAGGAAAAAGCATTACCTTTTGGAGGAGGAACAGGTGCAGGGATAAGCCTTCAACCAATAGCTTTTTTAATAGTAGGGGGAGGACAGGTAAAACTTCTTCCGGTTTACCAAAATGCTATGTGGGAGAGAATTTTAGATGTTTCTCCTCAAATTTTAGAGCAGATAAAGACTATTTTTAAAAAATCAGAGGAAAAGAGTGTTCAGCCCTTATAG
- a CDS encoding DUF2953 domain-containing protein: MFYTILIVLVFLMGFFFIFPLTVRIYFHYNNSGFIVLLNFLGITINYDPVLNKIQTRIFFPFLEFTVFASKRKTKSKVMKNRRISQIGIKEIFDFVNNLSRYIKIKKLNFYCRIGYNDPAFLAVIIGIAWSILFILYSFFDIFLDLDKKSSSVFIEPDFLNNQLKVIFESIISIKLGNIIITAVCYYLIKIFRKKRGAKQYGYTSY, encoded by the coding sequence ATGTTTTATACTATACTGATTGTTTTAGTATTTTTGATGGGGTTTTTTTTTATTTTCCCCTTAACTGTTCGTATTTATTTTCATTACAATAATTCAGGGTTTATTGTTTTATTAAATTTTTTGGGAATTACTATAAATTATGATCCTGTTTTAAATAAAATACAAACGAGGATTTTTTTTCCTTTTTTAGAATTTACCGTATTTGCTTCGAAGAGAAAAACAAAATCTAAGGTAATGAAAAACAGGAGAATTTCACAAATTGGTATAAAGGAAATATTTGATTTTGTTAATAATTTATCCCGGTACATAAAAATAAAAAAATTAAATTTTTACTGCAGGATAGGATATAATGATCCGGCCTTTCTTGCAGTTATTATAGGTATCGCTTGGTCTATTTTATTTATATTATATTCTTTTTTTGATATATTTCTTGACCTTGATAAAAAAAGCTCATCTGTTTTTATTGAACCTGATTTCCTGAATAATCAATTAAAGGTAATTTTTGAAAGTATAATATCCATAAAGTTAGGTAATATTATTATTACTGCAGTATGTTATTATTTGATAAAAATTTTTAGAAAAAAAAGAGGGGCGAAGCAATATGGATACACATCCTATTGA
- the scpB gene encoding SMC-Scp complex subunit ScpB: MDGEFLMAVIEAIAFSSGEPVSIKEISNALGISQEEIINTIENLKMEYEKISRGIFLSIIGEKIRLTTKPEVFPYLEKLFKQKTKVKLKRAALETLAIIMFKQPITKTEIEMIRGVNVEKTLNSLIEKGLIKEVDRLDAPGKPILYGITDYCLEYFGLESIEKLKDEYENRKNAETN; the protein is encoded by the coding sequence GTGGATGGAGAATTTTTAATGGCAGTGATAGAAGCTATTGCCTTTTCTTCAGGAGAGCCTGTTTCTATCAAGGAAATTTCAAATGCTCTGGGAATAAGTCAAGAGGAAATAATTAATACTATAGAAAATTTAAAAATGGAATACGAAAAAATAAGCAGGGGCATATTTCTATCTATAATAGGTGAAAAAATACGTCTTACCACTAAACCTGAAGTATTTCCATATCTTGAAAAATTATTTAAACAAAAAACAAAAGTGAAGTTAAAAAGAGCAGCTTTAGAAACCCTTGCAATAATAATGTTTAAGCAGCCTATTACAAAAACAGAAATTGAAATGATAAGAGGAGTAAATGTAGAGAAGACCCTAAACAGCCTCATTGAAAAGGGATTGATAAAAGAAGTTGATAGATTGGATGCACCGGGTAAGCCCATACTTTACGGTATTACTGATTATTGCCTTGAATATTTTGGATTGGAATCAATAGAAAAATTAAAAGATGAATATGAAAACAGGAAAAATGCAGAAACTAATTAA
- a CDS encoding segregation and condensation protein A: protein MISVKLDAFEGPLDLLLHLIEKNKINIYDIPISEITEQYISYLYNLENMDIEIASQFLLMASTLLSIKSKMLLPQSRKSIDSQMEICSAIDEDPRAELVERLLEYRKYKEIASLLREREEKEMLLIKRKPEDFSNFWEDEFILPKITLKDIINIYYSLMKESKNKKDFEIKFELKDSIPLKQKIKNVYKQIFKKKKAVFADLFNKTCTRMEIIVTFLAILELYKLNKIDIIQEKPFDDIYIFLKIRGENRWMENF from the coding sequence TTGATAAGTGTAAAATTGGATGCTTTTGAAGGGCCGTTAGATCTTCTCTTACATTTGATAGAAAAAAATAAAATAAATATTTACGATATTCCTATATCGGAAATTACCGAACAGTATATTTCCTATCTTTATAATTTAGAAAATATGGACATAGAAATTGCCAGCCAGTTTTTACTAATGGCTTCCACTCTTTTAAGCATAAAATCCAAAATGCTTTTACCTCAATCAAGAAAAAGCATTGATTCACAGATGGAAATATGCTCTGCCATTGATGAAGATCCCAGAGCAGAGCTGGTAGAAAGGTTACTGGAGTATAGAAAATATAAAGAAATTGCTTCTCTTTTGAGGGAAAGGGAAGAAAAAGAAATGCTTTTAATAAAAAGGAAGCCAGAAGATTTTAGTAATTTTTGGGAGGATGAATTTATCCTCCCAAAAATTACGTTAAAAGATATTATTAATATTTATTATTCTTTAATGAAGGAAAGTAAAAATAAGAAAGATTTTGAAATAAAGTTTGAATTGAAAGACAGCATTCCATTAAAACAAAAAATCAAAAATGTCTACAAACAAATTTTTAAAAAGAAAAAAGCGGTATTTGCAGACCTTTTTAATAAAACCTGCACAAGAATGGAAATTATTGTAACATTTCTTGCGATTTTGGAGTTGTATAAGTTGAATAAAATAGATATTATTCAAGAAAAACCTTTTGATGATATTTATATTTTCTTAAAAATAAGGGGAGAAAATCGGTGGATGGAGAATTTTTAA
- the trpS gene encoding tryptophan--tRNA ligase: MSKNHRIMSGMRPTAKLHLGNMMGALMNWVKLQDEYECFYSIVDWHALTTGYNDTSGLKGYIREMVIDWLSVGLDPEKCNIFVQSQIKEHAELHLLLSMITPLSWLERCPTYKEQLRQLEGREINTYGFLGYPVLMTADILAYKADLVPVGEDQAPHLELAREIVRRFNYLYKPVFPEPEALYTEAKVLPGIDGRKMSKSYDNYIAISATPEEIRQKVMMMVTDPARIKKSDPGHPEICTVYAFNKVFAEEERVKELEESCKNAKIGCVECKKRLADLLVKFMEPIRERRISLEKNPELVNDILNTGAKKAREVASKTLEEVREAMKI; this comes from the coding sequence ATGTCAAAAAATCACAGAATAATGAGTGGAATGAGACCAACTGCAAAGCTTCATTTAGGAAATATGATGGGAGCTTTAATGAACTGGGTCAAACTTCAGGATGAGTACGAATGTTTTTATTCTATAGTTGATTGGCATGCATTGACGACGGGATATAATGATACCTCGGGTTTAAAGGGCTATATAAGAGAAATGGTAATTGATTGGCTGAGCGTAGGACTTGACCCGGAAAAGTGCAATATTTTTGTTCAATCACAAATAAAGGAACATGCAGAACTTCATCTATTACTTTCCATGATAACTCCACTTTCCTGGCTGGAAAGGTGTCCTACCTATAAAGAACAGCTACGGCAGTTAGAGGGAAGGGAAATAAATACTTACGGATTTTTAGGCTATCCGGTTCTTATGACCGCTGATATATTAGCTTACAAAGCTGACCTGGTGCCTGTGGGAGAAGATCAAGCCCCTCATTTAGAATTAGCAAGGGAAATTGTACGTCGTTTTAATTATCTTTATAAGCCGGTATTTCCCGAGCCTGAAGCTTTGTATACAGAAGCTAAGGTTCTTCCGGGTATTGATGGAAGGAAAATGAGCAAAAGTTACGACAATTATATTGCAATTTCGGCTACTCCTGAGGAAATACGTCAAAAGGTAATGATGATGGTTACGGACCCCGCAAGGATAAAAAAATCCGATCCGGGTCATCCGGAAATTTGTACGGTATACGCTTTTAATAAAGTTTTTGCTGAAGAGGAAAGGGTTAAAGAACTGGAGGAATCCTGTAAAAATGCTAAAATAGGCTGCGTGGAATGCAAGAAGAGATTAGCGGACCTGCTGGTAAAGTTTATGGAACCCATTCGCGAAAGAAGAATTTCCTTAGAAAAAAATCCCGAATTGGTTAATGATATCCTAAATACAGGTGCGAAGAAAGCAAGGGAAGTAGCTTCGAAAACTCTTGAAGAGGTAAGGGAAGCTATGAAGATATAA
- a CDS encoding site-2 protease family protein, whose translation MPAFFGPEMLLRIPALLIAITVHEYSHAITSQMFGDPTPRWSGRLTLNPFAHLDPIGLLMLWIFRFGWAKPVPVNPFYYKNRKLGLTAVAFAGPLSNFLLAFISFFILKLGITEGILESFLYVLFSYNLILSVFNLIPIPPLDGSKILMGIMPGANNEFFYKLEQFGPFILILLVYFNVIDIILNPLISLVYKLLSTMVGIFI comes from the coding sequence ATGCCAGCATTTTTTGGTCCAGAAATGTTGTTAAGAATTCCTGCACTGTTAATTGCTATTACGGTTCATGAATATTCTCACGCAATAACTTCTCAAATGTTTGGTGATCCCACACCTCGATGGAGTGGAAGGCTAACGTTGAATCCTTTTGCCCATCTTGACCCTATTGGGCTTTTGATGTTGTGGATATTTCGTTTTGGATGGGCCAAGCCCGTTCCGGTTAATCCATTTTATTATAAAAATAGAAAATTGGGTTTAACTGCCGTCGCTTTTGCGGGACCCTTATCAAATTTTCTACTTGCTTTTATAAGTTTTTTTATATTAAAATTGGGTATTACAGAAGGAATTTTGGAAAGTTTTTTATATGTTTTGTTTTCATATAATCTGATATTATCTGTTTTTAATTTGATCCCCATCCCGCCTTTAGATGGTTCCAAAATTTTAATGGGGATAATGCCCGGCGCCAATAATGAATTTTTTTATAAGTTAGAACAATTCGGTCCATTTATTCTTATTCTTCTTGTATATTTTAATGTAATCGACATTATTTTAAATCCATTGATATCCCTTGTTTACAAATTATTATCCACAATGGTCGGGATATTCATTTAA
- the lysA gene encoding diaminopimelate decarboxylase, whose product MLHENLSINEKGHLEIAGVDAVELASTFGTPLYVFDEGLIRENCRKFKKELANLYENSGVIYAGKAFMTMNMAKIVEEEGLYLDVVSGGELYTALKANFPASRIFFHGNNKSFQELKMAIQYGVGRIVVDNFYEIELINDICKKMKKTVDILLRITPGIEAHTHDYIKTGQIDSKFGFGLENGHALIAVKTAVKMKTVNLVGLHCHIGSQIFETQPFKDAGIIMMELVKTIKDEFNYDIEELDFGGGFGIKYTKDDKPLPVKEYLEALVLSIREKAKEHGLKLPKLLIEPGRAIVGPAGMTLYTVGAIKNIPGVRKYVSVDGGMSDNIRPALYNAKYEAVIANKASKPLEEVVSIAGKCCESGDMLIWDINLPKVEPGDILAVFSTGAYHHSMSSNYNMLPRPAVVFIYNKKARLVIKRETYEDLIKNELFEDKGKTVSFFEHTV is encoded by the coding sequence ATGCTTCATGAAAATCTTTCTATTAATGAAAAGGGACATTTAGAAATTGCAGGTGTGGATGCGGTAGAACTTGCAAGTACCTTTGGAACACCATTATACGTTTTTGATGAGGGATTAATAAGGGAAAATTGCAGGAAGTTTAAAAAAGAATTAGCAAATTTATATGAGAACAGTGGGGTTATCTATGCTGGAAAAGCTTTTATGACAATGAACATGGCAAAAATTGTAGAAGAGGAAGGCCTTTATCTGGATGTAGTTTCCGGGGGAGAATTGTATACAGCTTTAAAAGCCAATTTTCCTGCCAGCAGGATATTTTTTCACGGAAATAATAAATCGTTTCAGGAATTAAAAATGGCAATACAATATGGCGTAGGGAGGATTGTTGTAGATAATTTTTACGAAATTGAATTGATTAATGATATTTGCAAGAAAATGAAAAAAACGGTGGATATTTTACTGAGAATAACCCCCGGTATAGAAGCCCATACTCATGATTATATAAAAACAGGACAAATTGACTCTAAATTTGGCTTCGGGCTTGAAAATGGACATGCGTTAATAGCCGTGAAGACTGCTGTAAAAATGAAGACAGTAAATCTTGTAGGGCTTCATTGTCATATTGGGTCTCAAATTTTCGAAACACAACCTTTTAAAGATGCCGGAATTATAATGATGGAACTCGTAAAGACTATTAAAGATGAGTTTAATTACGATATAGAAGAACTGGATTTTGGCGGAGGCTTTGGCATTAAATATACAAAAGATGATAAACCCCTCCCCGTAAAAGAATATCTTGAAGCGTTAGTTCTTTCGATTAGAGAAAAAGCAAAAGAACATGGATTGAAACTTCCAAAACTACTAATAGAACCGGGACGAGCCATTGTAGGACCGGCGGGAATGACGTTATATACCGTAGGGGCAATAAAAAATATCCCCGGGGTTAGAAAATATGTAAGCGTAGATGGAGGAATGAGCGATAATATAAGACCAGCTTTGTATAATGCAAAATATGAAGCGGTGATTGCCAATAAAGCTTCGAAACCTTTAGAAGAAGTTGTTTCAATAGCGGGAAAATGCTGTGAGTCAGGAGATATGTTAATATGGGATATAAATCTTCCAAAAGTGGAGCCGGGAGATATTCTCGCTGTATTCTCAACAGGTGCCTATCATCATTCTATGTCCAGCAATTACAATATGCTTCCTCGTCCTGCTGTGGTATTTATTTATAATAAAAAAGCAAGGCTGGTAATAAAAAGAGAAACCTATGAAGATTTAATCAAAAATGAATTATTTGAAGATAAGGGTAAAACGGTATCATTTTTTGAACATACTGTTTAA
- a CDS encoding AI-2E family transporter — translation MLKFNSKKLFYYIPIIVGVFIIFIYRKKIKSIILPFFIGGIIAYILNPVVDYLGKKGLHRTVAISIIYFILIGYSIVTLFYIIPVMINEINKIVELLPIYSKIVDNFINTIRVSLGDSIPSNIKSTIEGQIFKLESGLALFLQNTVNLLIHGISSFFSSIILGPIIGFYLLKDFKKIKKNIEDILPEKYRLLIFPFLNKIDFALGKYIRGQLIVCFFIGVLTTLILYIFKIEFALLIGILAGVTNIIPYFGPIIGALPAVIIALMKCPQKIPWVLLSLFIIQQVESGIISPWIMGENLNLHPLTVIFSLMVGGTFFGIWGLILSIPMAAVLKLLINSYNKKFY, via the coding sequence ATATTAAAATTTAATAGTAAAAAATTATTTTACTATATTCCAATCATAGTAGGAGTTTTTATAATATTTATTTATCGCAAAAAAATAAAATCAATAATTTTACCATTTTTTATCGGGGGGATTATTGCTTATATATTAAATCCGGTGGTTGATTATCTCGGGAAGAAAGGCTTACATAGAACGGTAGCAATTTCTATAATTTATTTTATTTTAATAGGATATAGCATCGTGACATTATTTTACATAATCCCGGTTATGATAAATGAAATAAATAAAATAGTAGAATTATTACCTATATATTCAAAAATTGTGGATAATTTTATTAATACAATTAGAGTTAGCCTGGGAGATAGTATCCCTTCAAATATTAAAAGCACAATAGAAGGACAAATATTTAAACTTGAATCAGGGTTAGCACTATTTTTGCAAAACACCGTAAACCTGTTAATTCATGGAATTTCGAGCTTTTTCAGCTCGATAATATTAGGACCTATTATAGGATTTTATTTACTGAAAGATTTCAAGAAAATAAAGAAAAACATTGAAGATATTTTACCTGAAAAATACAGGTTATTGATATTTCCCTTTTTAAATAAAATTGACTTTGCTTTAGGAAAATATATTAGAGGGCAACTAATAGTGTGTTTCTTTATCGGAGTATTAACAACTTTAATATTGTATATTTTTAAAATTGAATTTGCTCTTTTAATAGGAATTTTGGCAGGAGTGACAAACATAATACCATATTTTGGACCAATAATAGGAGCTTTACCAGCGGTTATAATTGCTTTAATGAAATGTCCTCAAAAAATACCCTGGGTTTTATTATCTTTATTTATTATTCAGCAAGTAGAGAGTGGGATTATTTCTCCCTGGATAATGGGAGAAAATCTTAACCTCCATCCATTAACCGTTATATTTTCTCTAATGGTAGGAGGTACTTTTTTTGGGATATGGGGTCTAATTCTTTCGATTCCAATGGCTGCTGTTCTAAAGCTTTTGATAAACTCATATAATAAAAAATTTTATTGA
- the mnmA gene encoding tRNA 2-thiouridine(34) synthase MnmA, producing MNKNKVVVAMSGGVDSSTAAYLLKEKGYEVIGITMQIWQDPDNDYILKEGGCCSIAAVYDARKVADKLDIPYYVVNFKEDFKKNVIDYFLSEYVSGKTPNPCIVCNKVMKFDLLLKKALEMDSFYLATGHYAKVEYDKKSKRFLLKKGRDRNKDQSYALYNLTQFELEHIIFPLGDYTKSEIRHIAQKAGLPVAQKQESQEICFVDGDYKEFVKNRVPDKIKPGYFIDTKGNILGKHKGIAFYTIGQRRGLGISSNRPLYVVRINPENNSIVVGGEEELYQKEFTVNNLNWISIEKLQWEKKVNIKIRYNFDEKPGIIYPLEDGRVKVVFDEPQKSITPGQSAVFYEEDVVVGGGIIE from the coding sequence ATGAATAAAAATAAGGTTGTAGTTGCCATGAGCGGTGGAGTGGATAGCTCTACTGCAGCATACCTTTTAAAAGAAAAAGGGTATGAAGTTATTGGAATTACAATGCAAATATGGCAGGACCCCGATAATGATTATATATTAAAGGAAGGCGGTTGTTGCTCAATAGCTGCAGTTTACGATGCAAGGAAAGTTGCCGATAAGTTGGATATTCCTTATTATGTGGTAAATTTTAAAGAAGATTTCAAAAAAAATGTGATAGATTATTTTTTGTCAGAATATGTATCGGGTAAAACTCCAAATCCATGTATCGTTTGTAATAAAGTAATGAAATTTGATCTACTTTTAAAAAAAGCATTAGAAATGGATTCTTTTTATCTTGCTACAGGTCATTACGCAAAAGTTGAATATGATAAAAAAAGTAAAAGGTTTTTACTAAAAAAAGGAAGGGATAGGAATAAGGATCAATCATATGCCCTTTATAATTTAACTCAATTTGAGTTAGAACATATTATATTCCCTCTTGGTGATTACACAAAAAGTGAAATTAGACATATTGCGCAAAAAGCGGGGCTTCCAGTTGCGCAAAAGCAGGAAAGCCAGGAGATTTGTTTTGTTGATGGGGATTACAAGGAGTTTGTAAAAAATAGGGTACCGGATAAAATAAAACCCGGGTATTTTATAGATACAAAAGGTAATATATTGGGAAAACATAAAGGTATAGCTTTTTATACCATTGGTCAAAGACGGGGTTTGGGTATATCCTCAAATAGACCTCTTTATGTAGTTAGAATAAATCCTGAAAATAATTCTATCGTGGTTGGAGGTGAAGAAGAGCTTTATCAAAAGGAGTTTACTGTTAATAATTTAAACTGGATTTCAATTGAAAAACTGCAATGGGAAAAGAAAGTTAATATAAAAATAAGATACAACTTTGATGAAAAACCGGGAATTATTTATCCATTAGAGGATGGAAGGGTAAAAGTAGTTTTTGATGAACCCCAAAAATCTATCACTCCCGGGCAATCTGCTGTATTTTATGAAGAAGATGTGGTGGTAGGTGGTGGCATAATAGAATAA
- the nifU gene encoding Fe-S cluster assembly scaffold protein NifU encodes MYNEKVMDHFTNPRNVGEIPDADGIGEVGNPVCGDMMKIYIKVKNNIIEDIKFKTFGCGAAIATSSMVTEMVKGKTLEEALQVTNKAVAEALGGLPPIKMHCSNLAADALHAAIKDYERKKAEKSGRE; translated from the coding sequence ATGTATAACGAAAAGGTAATGGATCATTTTACCAATCCGAGAAATGTGGGTGAAATACCCGATGCTGATGGAATAGGTGAAGTTGGAAACCCGGTATGCGGCGATATGATGAAAATATATATTAAAGTAAAAAATAATATTATCGAAGATATAAAATTTAAAACTTTTGGTTGCGGAGCTGCTATTGCGACCAGCAGCATGGTAACAGAAATGGTAAAAGGCAAAACGTTGGAAGAGGCTTTACAAGTTACAAATAAAGCGGTGGCAGAAGCTCTGGGTGGACTTCCCCCAATAAAAATGCACTGTTCAAATCTTGCTGCTGATGCCCTTCACGCTGCAATAAAGGATTACGAGAGAAAAAAAGCTGAAAAATCGGGCAGGGAATAA
- the nifS gene encoding cysteine desulfurase NifS gives MKRIYMDHAGTTPVRKEVVEAMLPYFTEKFGNASTVYSYGREARKAVEEAREKVAALIGADPKEVYFTSGGTEADNWALRGIAYANKEKGNHIITTAIEHHAVLHTCEDLEKKGFKVTYLPVDKYGRVRVEDVINAINDKTILISIMHANNEIGTIEPIEEIGQVLKNLDRKIYFHTDAVQTVGKIPVDVNKLNVDLLSISSHKIYGPKGVGALYIKKGTKIQSFMTGGGQEFGKRAGTENVSGIVGFGKAAELIASELEEQQKKLSYLRDKLIKGIMENISDVILNGHPVDRLPHNVNLCFKYIEGESLLLNLDLKGICASSGSACTSGSLEPSHVLLAIGLPHEIAHGSLRLTLGRDNTEEEIDYVVDAIKEIVEKLRQMSPLYNQKK, from the coding sequence ATGAAGAGAATATATATGGATCATGCAGGGACGACACCTGTAAGAAAAGAAGTTGTAGAGGCTATGCTACCCTATTTTACTGAAAAGTTTGGCAATGCTTCTACGGTTTATTCCTATGGCAGAGAAGCAAGAAAGGCTGTAGAGGAAGCGAGAGAAAAGGTAGCCGCATTAATCGGAGCGGATCCGAAAGAAGTTTATTTTACATCGGGTGGAACGGAAGCGGATAACTGGGCCTTACGGGGAATAGCTTACGCCAATAAGGAAAAAGGTAATCACATTATAACAACAGCTATCGAGCATCATGCAGTTCTTCATACCTGTGAAGATTTAGAAAAAAAAGGTTTCAAAGTTACTTATCTTCCGGTAGATAAATATGGAAGGGTCAGGGTTGAAGATGTAATTAATGCTATTAATGATAAAACAATATTAATATCGATAATGCATGCAAATAATGAAATTGGAACAATAGAACCGATTGAAGAGATTGGGCAAGTATTAAAGAATTTGGATAGAAAAATTTACTTCCATACCGATGCAGTGCAAACGGTTGGGAAGATACCTGTGGATGTAAATAAATTAAACGTAGATCTATTGAGTATTTCTTCCCATAAAATATACGGTCCTAAGGGTGTTGGCGCACTCTATATAAAGAAAGGGACCAAAATCCAATCTTTTATGACGGGTGGAGGCCAGGAATTTGGAAAAAGAGCCGGAACGGAGAATGTCTCTGGCATTGTGGGATTTGGAAAAGCTGCTGAGCTTATTGCCTCGGAATTAGAAGAGCAACAAAAAAAGCTATCTTACCTCAGAGATAAATTAATAAAAGGTATTATGGAGAATATTTCAGATGTTATTTTAAATGGCCATCCAGTAGATAGATTGCCGCATAATGTAAACCTATGTTTTAAATATATTGAGGGTGAGTCGTTACTTCTGAACCTGGATCTAAAAGGGATCTGTGCTTCCAGCGGTTCAGCTTGCACATCGGGTTCTTTGGAACCTTCCCATGTACTTTTAGCAATCGGTCTTCCGCATGAAATTGCTCATGGGTCGTTGAGGCTTACCCTTGGAAGAGATAATACTGAAGAAGAAATTGATTATGTGGTTGACGCGATTAAAGAAATTGTAGAGAAATTGAGACAAATGTCTCCGCTGTACAATCAGAAGAAATAA
- a CDS encoding sigma-70 family RNA polymerase sigma factor, translating to MNEYKTQKSKDSLEKLIELYIPLVKYIAGRLAIGLPSFIDYDDLVSLGMYGLLQALERFDPAKGVKFETFAFYRIKGAITDGLRKMNPIRNKNTSFFSNFEEISSDEYISEGEEHYGVMLWDLININKDLINDPQYELELSETKKVLAEAIGRLPEKEKIVVSLYYYDGLTLKEISRVLDLTPARISQLHSKAIRRLRGYLSRKKKYL from the coding sequence ATTAATGAATACAAAACACAAAAAAGCAAAGATTCTCTGGAAAAGCTGATAGAATTGTATATCCCGCTGGTAAAATATATTGCAGGTAGGTTGGCCATCGGTCTGCCTTCTTTTATCGATTATGATGATCTGGTTAGCCTTGGTATGTACGGTTTATTGCAGGCTTTAGAACGATTTGACCCGGCAAAGGGGGTAAAATTTGAGACCTTTGCTTTTTACAGAATTAAGGGAGCAATTACCGATGGATTAAGAAAAATGAATCCGATAAGAAATAAAAACACCTCTTTTTTTTCTAATTTTGAAGAAATTTCATCCGATGAGTATATCAGTGAGGGTGAAGAACATTACGGGGTTATGCTGTGGGATTTAATTAACATCAACAAGGATCTTATAAATGATCCCCAGTATGAACTGGAACTTTCAGAGACAAAAAAGGTTTTAGCAGAAGCTATCGGAAGACTCCCGGAGAAGGAAAAGATTGTGGTATCACTGTACTATTATGATGGCCTAACTTTAAAAGAAATATCTCGGGTATTGGACTTAACCCCAGCCCGAATATCGCAGCTTCATTCAAAGGCTATTCGCAGATTGAGAGGATATTTGAGCAGAAAAAAGAAGTATTTATAG
- a CDS encoding chemotaxis protein CheD: protein MIRVGIGEFKSAKAPAVISTLGLGSCVGICLWDEFTKVGGLAHIMLPDSNLSTTNNFNPGKFADTAIPLLIYDMEELGANRKRIIAKIAGGAQMFEIKSQMEMMKIGKRNVEAVRKALSQFNIKIVAEDVEGNFGRSIEFNCDTGLLTVKSVGRGIKII, encoded by the coding sequence ATGATACGAGTTGGAATAGGTGAATTTAAATCTGCAAAAGCTCCTGCCGTTATCTCAACACTGGGTCTTGGTTCCTGTGTGGGAATATGTCTTTGGGACGAATTTACCAAGGTGGGAGGGCTTGCTCACATAATGCTCCCGGATAGCAATTTAAGCACTACTAATAATTTTAATCCCGGAAAATTTGCGGACACTGCCATACCTTTATTAATCTATGATATGGAAGAATTGGGGGCAAACCGAAAAAGAATAATTGCTAAGATTGCCGGTGGTGCTCAAATGTTCGAGATTAAATCCCAAATGGAAATGATGAAGATCGGGAAAAGAAACGTGGAGGCTGTTAGAAAAGCGCTTTCTCAATTTAATATAAAGATAGTGGCGGAGGATGTAGAGGGGAATTTCGGCAGGTCAATAGAATTCAACTGCGATACGGGTTTATTGACGGTTAAATCTGTAGGACGAGGTATTAAAATAATATAA